The Actinomyces sp. oral taxon 414 genome has a segment encoding these proteins:
- the tsaD gene encoding tRNA (adenosine(37)-N6)-threonylcarbamoyltransferase complex transferase subunit TsaD: MSEPLILGIESTCDETGAALVRGRELLGDAVATSMDTHARFGGIIPEIASRAHLESLVPVLDAALERAGAALEDVDVVAVSAGPGLIGSLTVGVSAAKALAACLGAPIYGVNHVIGHLAVDELVDGPLPERFIGLVVSGGHSSIVSVGDIAADVVELGGTLDDAAGEAFDKVGRLLGLPYPGGPHVDRLSQAGDREAIRFPRGLAAGKDKERHRYDFSFSGLKTAVARYVESLEEAGRQVPRADVCAAFCEAVNDSLTAKAVRACLDTGCDTLVIGGGFSANSRLRALAAERCEAAGLKLRVPPLRYCTDNGAQIAALGAAAVRAGLAPSPLGFAPDSGMPLDLVVAR; this comes from the coding sequence GTGAGCGAGCCACTGATCCTGGGCATTGAGTCCACCTGCGACGAGACCGGCGCGGCGCTGGTGCGCGGGCGCGAGCTGCTGGGCGACGCCGTGGCCACATCCATGGACACCCACGCGCGCTTCGGCGGCATCATCCCCGAAATCGCCTCCCGCGCCCACCTGGAGTCCCTCGTCCCCGTGCTCGACGCCGCCCTGGAGCGCGCCGGCGCCGCCCTGGAGGATGTCGACGTCGTCGCCGTGAGCGCCGGCCCCGGCCTCATCGGCTCCCTCACGGTCGGCGTCTCGGCCGCTAAGGCCCTGGCCGCCTGCCTGGGTGCGCCGATCTACGGCGTCAACCACGTCATCGGGCACCTGGCCGTCGACGAGCTCGTGGACGGGCCGCTGCCCGAGCGTTTCATCGGCCTGGTCGTCTCCGGCGGGCACTCCAGCATTGTGAGCGTGGGCGATATCGCCGCCGACGTCGTCGAGCTGGGCGGCACGCTCGACGACGCCGCCGGGGAGGCCTTTGACAAGGTCGGCCGGCTGCTGGGCCTGCCCTACCCCGGCGGGCCGCACGTGGACCGCCTCTCGCAGGCCGGCGACCGGGAGGCGATCCGTTTCCCGCGCGGCCTGGCCGCCGGCAAGGACAAGGAGCGCCACCGCTACGACTTCTCCTTCTCCGGACTCAAGACGGCGGTGGCCCGCTACGTGGAGTCCCTTGAAGAGGCCGGGCGCCAGGTCCCCCGGGCCGACGTGTGCGCCGCCTTCTGCGAGGCCGTCAACGACTCGCTGACCGCCAAGGCCGTGCGGGCCTGCCTGGACACCGGCTGCGACACCCTCGTCATCGGCGGCGGCTTCTCCGCCAACTCCCGCCTGCGCGCCCTGGCCGCCGAGCGCTGCGAGGCGGCCGGCCTGAAGCTCCGGGTGCCGCCGCTGCGCTACTGCACGGACAACGGCGCCCAGATCGCGGCGCTGGGCGCCGCCGCCGTGCGCGCCGGGCTCGCCCCCAGCCCCCTGGGCTTCGCCCCCGACTCGGGCATGCCCCTGGATCTGGTCGTCGCCCGCTGA
- a CDS encoding glutamate--cysteine ligase, which translates to MPLTPPAHRVPLVFADSPRSTLGIEWELQLVDRDSLDLRQCAAEILTLVGDDPHIHGEMMLNTVELVSGARRTVAECIEDIALAYDRLLPVTGPLRVDLASAGTHPFADPLVQKVTDAERYARLVDRTRLWGHQMLIFGTHVHVGVEQRAKVLPILRALLTRTAHLQCLSASSPFWAGTDTGYADNRAMMFQQLPTAGAPHQFDSWEELEAYAGDMVHTGVIEDFTEVRWDVRPSPRLGTIEVRACDAATNLTELAGVAALTQCLVEDFSRRLDRGEELDVLPDWYVAENKWRSARYGMEAILIVDSRGHEEPVTETVARMLAELEPVASDLGCSAELAGVRATLDVGASYQRQLAAVGAAGGAHEAAVRLMQAELRAGRPLLPTEVLAQSR; encoded by the coding sequence ATGCCGCTCACTCCCCCCGCCCACCGCGTCCCCCTGGTCTTCGCCGACTCGCCGCGCTCGACGCTCGGCATCGAGTGGGAGCTCCAGCTCGTGGACCGCGACAGCCTCGACCTGCGCCAGTGCGCGGCGGAGATCCTGACCCTGGTGGGCGACGACCCCCATATCCACGGGGAGATGATGCTCAACACCGTCGAGCTCGTCTCGGGCGCCCGGCGCACCGTGGCCGAGTGCATTGAGGACATCGCCCTGGCCTACGACCGCCTCCTGCCGGTGACCGGGCCGCTGCGGGTGGACCTGGCCAGCGCCGGCACGCATCCCTTCGCCGACCCCCTGGTGCAGAAGGTGACCGACGCCGAGCGCTATGCCCGGCTGGTGGACCGCACCCGGCTGTGGGGCCACCAGATGCTCATCTTCGGCACCCACGTCCACGTCGGGGTGGAGCAGCGCGCCAAGGTCCTGCCGATCCTGCGAGCCCTGCTCACCCGCACCGCCCACCTGCAGTGCCTGAGCGCCTCCTCCCCCTTCTGGGCCGGGACGGACACGGGCTACGCGGACAACCGGGCGATGATGTTCCAGCAGCTGCCCACCGCGGGCGCACCCCACCAGTTCGACTCCTGGGAGGAGCTGGAGGCCTACGCGGGGGACATGGTCCACACCGGCGTCATCGAGGACTTCACCGAGGTGCGCTGGGATGTGCGCCCCTCCCCGCGCCTGGGCACCATCGAGGTGCGCGCCTGCGACGCGGCCACCAACCTCACCGAGCTGGCCGGCGTGGCCGCCCTCACCCAGTGCCTCGTGGAGGACTTCTCCCGGCGCCTGGACCGCGGCGAGGAGCTCGACGTCCTGCCCGACTGGTACGTGGCGGAGAACAAGTGGCGCTCGGCGCGCTACGGCATGGAGGCCATTCTCATTGTCGACTCCCGGGGCCATGAGGAGCCCGTGACCGAGACCGTGGCGCGCATGCTCGCCGAGCTCGAGCCGGTGGCCTCCGACCTGGGGTGCTCGGCCGAGCTGGCCGGCGTGCGGGCCACGCTCGACGTCGGCGCCTCCTACCAGCGCCAGCTGGCGGCGGTGGGGGCGGCCGGGGGCGCCCACGAGGCGGCCGTGCGCCTCATGCAGGCCGAGCTGCGCGCCGGGCGGCCCCTGCTGCCCACCGAGGTGCTCGCCCAGTCCCGCTGA
- a CDS encoding class I SAM-dependent methyltransferase encodes MDDSTPADHLAQLLTPQGWALLRSLPDYDEATAPALAEELRSQGNPGDLVAAALTQQRLRARAAAKFGPFASQMLFTHDGLEQATRLSVAAHHAARYARAGVHRVADLGCGIGGDAVALAGLGLRVLAVERDETTAALATVNLMTFEDVEVRCADALAVDLEAEGVDAVFADPSRRRAGRRIADPGGWSPPLGSVLALRERVDAVGAKVAPGIDHEILPSDSHVQWVSVAGDVVEAAIWCGPLAPEGPGRSALVLRPDPQRDGEVRTHLLVDPACSDPSSPPTQLEPIAAPSDLGAYLHEPDGAAIRAGLVAELARRTGAAPVARRIAYLTGDALPPAVLAPFMRSWRVREVLPLHLKALKARVRERGIGRLEIRKRGVDVSPDALRLAVRPRGDAGETWVLTRLGGPGGARGAVIVVEPAQADPQREAEPGPAADPSPADSRL; translated from the coding sequence ATGGATGACTCGACACCCGCCGACCACCTCGCTCAACTGCTCACCCCGCAGGGCTGGGCCCTGCTGCGCTCCCTGCCCGACTACGACGAGGCCACCGCCCCGGCCCTGGCCGAGGAGTTGCGCTCCCAGGGGAACCCGGGCGATCTTGTGGCCGCCGCCCTGACCCAGCAGCGCCTGCGCGCCCGGGCCGCCGCCAAGTTCGGGCCCTTCGCCTCCCAGATGCTCTTCACCCATGACGGCCTGGAGCAGGCCACCCGCCTGTCGGTGGCCGCCCACCACGCCGCCCGCTACGCGCGCGCCGGCGTTCACCGCGTGGCCGACCTGGGCTGCGGCATCGGGGGGGACGCCGTGGCCCTGGCCGGGCTGGGCCTGAGGGTGCTCGCCGTCGAGCGCGATGAGACGACGGCGGCCCTGGCCACGGTCAATCTCATGACCTTCGAGGACGTCGAAGTCCGCTGCGCCGATGCGCTCGCCGTCGACCTGGAGGCCGAGGGCGTCGACGCCGTCTTCGCCGACCCCTCTCGGCGCCGTGCCGGGCGGCGCATCGCCGACCCCGGGGGGTGGTCGCCGCCGCTGGGCTCCGTCCTGGCGCTGCGCGAGCGGGTGGACGCCGTGGGCGCCAAGGTCGCTCCGGGCATCGATCACGAGATCCTGCCCTCCGACTCGCACGTGCAGTGGGTGAGCGTGGCCGGGGACGTCGTCGAGGCCGCCATCTGGTGCGGGCCGCTGGCCCCCGAGGGGCCCGGCCGCTCCGCGCTCGTGCTGCGTCCCGACCCGCAGCGGGACGGCGAGGTGCGAACCCACCTCCTGGTCGATCCCGCCTGCTCCGATCCTTCCTCCCCGCCAACCCAGCTCGAGCCGATCGCGGCGCCGTCGGACCTGGGGGCCTACCTGCACGAGCCCGACGGCGCCGCCATTCGCGCCGGGCTCGTGGCCGAGCTGGCGCGGCGGACGGGGGCGGCGCCCGTGGCCCGGCGCATCGCCTACCTCACCGGCGACGCGCTCCCGCCGGCGGTCCTGGCCCCCTTCATGCGCTCCTGGCGCGTGAGGGAGGTCCTGCCGCTGCACCTCAAGGCCCTCAAGGCCCGGGTCCGCGAGCGGGGCATTGGCCGCCTGGAGATCCGCAAGCGTGGCGTCGACGTCTCCCCCGACGCGCTGCGCCTGGCGGTGCGTCCGCGCGGCGATGCGGGCGAGACCTGGGTGCTCACGCGCCTGGGCGGGCCGGGCGGGGCGAGGGGCGCCGTCATTGTCGTCGAGCCCGCCCAGGCGGACCCACAGCGGGAGGCGGAACCGGGTCCGGCCGCCGACCCGTCCCCCGCCGACTCCCGACTCTAG
- the groES gene encoding co-chaperone GroES gives MAISIKPLEDRIVVQTLEAEQTTASGLVIPDTAKEKPQEGKVLAVGPGRVDDSGKRIPVDVAEGDVVIYSKYGGTEIKYQGEEYLILSARDVLAVVTK, from the coding sequence ATGGCGATCTCCATCAAGCCGCTCGAGGACCGCATTGTCGTCCAGACGCTCGAGGCCGAGCAGACCACCGCCTCCGGCCTGGTCATTCCGGACACCGCCAAGGAGAAGCCGCAGGAGGGCAAGGTCCTGGCCGTGGGCCCCGGCCGCGTGGACGACTCCGGCAAGCGCATCCCGGTCGACGTCGCCGAGGGCGACGTGGTCATCTACTCCAAGTACGGCGGCACCGAGATCAAGTACCAGGGTGAGGAGTATCTCATCCTCTCCGCGCGCGACGTCCTGGCCGTCGTCACCAAGTGA
- a CDS encoding SanA/YdcF family protein gives MWRRRTRAVIGVVVCLTVLVVSANAWIWGASAGRIQELGAPDDTATAPVAIVLGAAVRPSGEPSPWLRYRLDTAARLYRSGRVEALLVSGDNGQENYNEPVAMRRYLVAAGIPDEAIALDYAGFDTYDTCVRARRIFGVTRAIIVTQDFHEPRAVSVCRAAGIEASGVADTLARNNRGTWTFSWLRERVAAVKAAWDVLSGREPLLGRRETSVTDAIAWTRAHRTS, from the coding sequence CTGTGGCGGCGGAGGACGAGGGCGGTCATCGGCGTCGTCGTCTGCCTGACCGTGCTCGTCGTCTCGGCCAACGCCTGGATCTGGGGCGCCAGCGCCGGTCGGATCCAGGAGCTGGGGGCGCCGGACGACACCGCCACCGCCCCGGTGGCCATTGTCCTGGGGGCCGCCGTCCGACCCTCCGGCGAGCCCTCGCCGTGGCTGCGCTACCGCCTCGACACCGCCGCCCGCCTGTACCGCTCCGGACGGGTGGAGGCCCTGCTCGTGTCGGGGGACAACGGGCAGGAGAACTACAACGAACCGGTCGCCATGCGCCGCTACCTGGTGGCCGCGGGGATCCCCGACGAGGCGATCGCCCTGGACTACGCGGGCTTCGACACCTACGACACCTGCGTGCGGGCGCGCCGGATCTTCGGCGTGACACGGGCCATTATCGTCACCCAGGACTTCCACGAGCCGCGGGCCGTGTCGGTGTGCCGGGCGGCAGGGATCGAGGCCAGCGGAGTGGCCGACACCCTGGCGAGGAACAACCGGGGCACCTGGACGTTCAGCTGGCTGCGGGAGCGGGTGGCGGCGGTCAAGGCGGCCTGGGACGTGCTGAGCGGGCGCGAGCCGCTCCTGGGCCGCCGCGAGACGAGCGTGACAGATGCGATCGCCTGGACACGGGCGCACCGGACGTCGTGA
- the guaB gene encoding IMP dehydrogenase, protein MSDSITSPDLFAPTALTYDDVLLLPGLTDVIPSEVDTTSRLTKRISLSTPLLSAAMDTVTESDMAIAMARQGGIGILHRNLSIEDQAQQVRRVKRSESGMVSDPVTIGPQATIAQLDGLCGHYKVSGLPVVDSEGNLLGIITNRDLRFVPAEKWASLTVRECMTPRERLITGPTGISREDAKALLAEHRIEKLPLVDAAGRLTGLITVKDFVKTEQYPRATKDEEGRLVVGAAVGYWGDTWERAGALAEAGVDVIVVDTANGGARLALDMIARLKGDPAFRGIEIIGGNVATRDGAQALVDAGADAVKVGVGPGSICTTRVVAGVGVPQITAVHEAARACAPAGVPLIADGGLQYSGDIAKALVAGADTVMLGSLLAGCTESPGDLVFVNGKQWKRYRGMGSLGAMSSRGRASYSKDRYFQADVASDSKIVPEGIEGQVPFSGALADVVYQLVGGLHQSMFYVGARTVAELKERGRFVRITAAGLKESHPHDVQMTVEAPNYAGRG, encoded by the coding sequence GTGAGCGACTCGATCACCAGCCCCGACCTTTTCGCCCCCACCGCTCTGACCTACGACGACGTCCTCCTGCTGCCCGGACTCACCGACGTCATCCCCTCCGAGGTCGACACGACCTCGCGCCTGACCAAGAGGATCTCCCTGTCCACACCCCTGCTCAGCGCCGCCATGGACACCGTCACCGAGTCCGACATGGCCATTGCCATGGCCCGCCAGGGCGGCATCGGCATCCTCCACCGCAACCTGTCCATCGAGGACCAGGCCCAGCAGGTGCGCCGCGTCAAGCGCTCGGAGTCCGGCATGGTCTCCGACCCGGTGACCATCGGCCCGCAGGCCACCATCGCCCAGCTCGACGGGCTGTGCGGGCACTACAAGGTCTCCGGCCTGCCCGTCGTCGACTCCGAGGGCAACCTGCTCGGCATTATCACCAACCGCGACCTGCGATTCGTGCCCGCCGAGAAGTGGGCCTCCCTCACCGTGCGCGAGTGCATGACCCCGCGCGAGCGACTGATCACCGGCCCCACCGGCATCTCCCGCGAGGACGCCAAGGCGCTCCTGGCCGAGCACCGCATCGAGAAGCTCCCGCTCGTCGACGCCGCCGGCCGCCTCACCGGCCTGATCACCGTCAAGGACTTCGTCAAGACCGAGCAGTACCCCCGCGCCACGAAGGACGAGGAGGGGCGCCTGGTCGTGGGCGCCGCCGTCGGCTACTGGGGGGACACCTGGGAGCGCGCCGGCGCGCTGGCGGAGGCCGGCGTCGACGTCATTGTCGTTGACACCGCCAACGGCGGCGCGCGCCTCGCCCTGGACATGATCGCCCGCCTCAAGGGCGACCCGGCCTTCCGCGGGATCGAGATCATCGGCGGGAACGTCGCCACCCGCGACGGCGCCCAGGCGCTCGTCGACGCCGGGGCCGACGCCGTCAAGGTCGGCGTGGGGCCGGGGTCGATCTGCACCACCCGCGTGGTGGCCGGCGTGGGCGTCCCGCAGATCACGGCCGTCCACGAGGCCGCCCGCGCCTGCGCGCCGGCCGGGGTGCCGCTCATCGCCGACGGCGGCCTGCAGTACTCCGGCGACATCGCCAAGGCCCTCGTGGCCGGGGCGGACACCGTCATGCTCGGCTCCCTGCTGGCCGGCTGCACCGAGTCGCCCGGCGACCTCGTGTTCGTCAACGGCAAGCAGTGGAAGCGCTACCGCGGCATGGGGTCGCTGGGCGCCATGAGCTCGCGCGGCCGCGCGTCCTACTCCAAGGACCGCTACTTCCAGGCGGACGTGGCCTCCGACTCCAAGATCGTGCCCGAGGGCATTGAGGGCCAGGTGCCCTTCTCCGGCGCGCTGGCCGACGTCGTCTACCAGCTCGTCGGCGGGCTGCACCAGTCGATGT
- a CDS encoding WhiB family transcriptional regulator, which yields MPERSRQPGPITALWEWQYQGACLGMDSSIFFHPEGERGSSRRRRDESAKAVCATCPVIINCREHALATHEPYGVWGGLTEEERRAQIARQEQRHRDPPVA from the coding sequence ATGCCTGAACGTTCACGGCAGCCTGGCCCGATCACGGCGTTGTGGGAGTGGCAGTACCAGGGCGCCTGCCTGGGGATGGACTCCTCGATCTTCTTCCATCCGGAGGGCGAGCGAGGAAGTTCCCGACGCCGACGCGACGAGAGCGCGAAGGCCGTGTGCGCCACCTGTCCGGTGATCATCAATTGCCGCGAGCACGCCCTGGCCACCCACGAGCCCTACGGCGTGTGGGGCGGCCTGACCGAGGAGGAGCGGCGCGCCCAGATCGCGCGCCAGGAGCAGCGCCACCGAGATCCACCGGTCGCCTGA
- a CDS encoding succinate dehydrogenase/fumarate reductase iron-sulfur subunit, whose translation MNIKLKIWRQKNQDSKGRFETYSMSGIEEHMSFLEVLDLLNEQLFQAGEEPVAFDSDCREGICGQCGVVINGQAHGPIRSTTCQLHMRHLAEDPSFKDGDTITIEPWRSTGFPVLKDLIVDRSALDRIVQAGGYISVNTGAAPEAHSVPVQKEKADAAFEAAACIGCGACVAACPNASAMLFTGAKISHLGLLPQGQPERLARVVGMLSQHDAEGFGGCTNIGECAAVCPKSVPLEVITRLNRDLGHALWKGQRAHA comes from the coding sequence GTGAACATCAAGCTCAAGATCTGGCGCCAGAAGAACCAGGACTCCAAGGGGCGCTTCGAGACCTACTCGATGTCCGGCATCGAGGAGCACATGAGCTTCCTGGAGGTCCTGGACCTGCTCAACGAGCAGCTCTTCCAGGCCGGCGAGGAACCCGTCGCCTTCGACTCGGACTGCCGCGAGGGTATCTGCGGCCAGTGCGGCGTGGTCATCAACGGGCAGGCCCACGGGCCGATCCGCTCCACCACCTGCCAGCTGCACATGCGCCACCTGGCCGAGGACCCCTCCTTCAAGGACGGCGACACCATTACCATCGAGCCGTGGCGCTCCACCGGCTTCCCGGTCCTCAAGGACCTCATTGTGGACCGTTCCGCCCTGGACCGCATCGTCCAGGCCGGCGGCTACATCTCGGTCAACACCGGGGCGGCCCCCGAGGCCCACTCGGTGCCCGTGCAGAAGGAGAAGGCGGACGCCGCCTTCGAGGCCGCCGCCTGCATCGGCTGCGGCGCCTGCGTGGCCGCCTGCCCCAACGCCTCGGCCATGCTGTTCACGGGGGCGAAGATCTCCCACCTGGGGCTGCTGCCGCAGGGTCAGCCCGAGCGCCTGGCGCGCGTGGTGGGTATGCTCAGTCAGCACGACGCCGAGGGCTTCGGCGGCTGCACGAACATTGGCGAGTGCGCGGCCGTGTGCCCCAAGTCGGTGCCCCTGGAGGTCATTACCCGGCTCAATCGCGACCTGGGTCACGCCCTGTGGAAGGGGCAGAGGGCGCACGCCTGA